The nucleotide sequence CAACATTAAATCTAGAATAAGTATTAGGAGGATTTAATTTTTTTAACTCTAAATCAAATAATTCTTTATATTTCGAATAATCAAAAACCGTAATATTTTTATTAAAATCATTTTTATATTCAACAACACCTTTTTTTAATTCAGTATCAAAACTTATACAATGAATTTTATCATCAATATCAAATTCTAAATTTTCAATAGTTAAACCATCAATACTTACTGCTTTATTATCATTTATAATTAATATTTTCATTTTAAACTCCTTTATACATTATGTAAGATAAAGCATAATAAGGAGGAATAAAAGAATGATTATGTCCTTGATTACCTCCAGAACTACTAGTAAAAAAACTAGATGCATAAGAAGTATCCGCAACAAAACCACCAAGTTTAGGAAGATTAGAAGAAGAACCATTAGCATAAAAAGTAGTTGAATGATTATGACTAGGCATTTGATTAACACTTAAAGTTGTATTTTGTGTATTAAAGCTTCCACCAGTTGTTCCTGCTGGTCTTGTAGAACTTGCCCCTATTACGAATTTATCTGTTAAATTAGGTGTACCATTTTTACCATCACAAATATACCAACCTTGCGGTATATTACTAGATGAACCTGAATAAATACCTATAAAGCCTACAAAAGGAAAATTAGAAGAATCACCCTTAGGACCTTGTGGACCTATATCCCCTTTTTCTCCCTTAGGACCTTGAGGACCCATTTCACCTTTATCACCCTTAAGACCTTGTGGACCTATATCCCCCTTTTCTCCTCTTAAAAACTCTTTTTGTTCATCAGTAAAGTCAGCAAAAGTCATATTACCATCTTCACCCTTTTCGCCTTTATCACCTTTAGGACCTCGTGGACCTATATCCCCCTTTTCTCCCTTAGGACCTTGCGGACCTATTTCGCCTTTATCACCCTTAAGACCTTGTGGACCTATATCCCCTTTTTCTCCCCTTAAAAACTCTTTTTGTTCATCAGTAAGGTCAGCAAAAGTCATATTACCATCTTCGCCCTTTTCGCCTTTATCACCTTTAGGACCTAATGGACCAATATCTCCCTTTTCTCCCTTAGGACCTTGCGGACCCATTTCACCTTTAAAAGAATTATTTTCATAATCATTCTTAACACTATTGTATAAAAGCTCTATTTTACTATTTAAATTATCTAAATCAATTTTATTCTTTAAAACTTGAGTATCTAAAATAGAATCATATACACCTTTTATTTCTAATATTTCACTATCAAATTTAAAAAGGTCAGACAATTCTATATCATCAGTTATTCTACTATTTACTTGTGCAATTAATTTATCAACAGCATCTAAAAAAGTTTGTATTCTTGCATCAGTCATAAAAATCCTTTTTTATTTTCTTAAATCTACTTACAAAATAAATAAATTTAAAAAAACAATAGAGGAGTTAACCTCTATTATTATGCTCCAGTTTGAGTAGAAGCAGAAAAAGACTCACTTCTTTTAACTGTTACTCTTGTAGGAACTTCATTTGGTAACATTTCAAATGGTTTAGTTGTTTTTAAAACTGCTGCTATATCATCAACATTTGCAGTATTTTTAAAATGAATAACTCCACTATAAGGTCTAATACTTGCAATTTGGTTTTTAGGACCACTTAAAAAAATTCCAGTAACTGGATTAGTAGACGCATTATTTTGGTCAACATTTGTAGTATCAGAAAGAGAATCATTAATTTCTTTTACTTCATAACCACCTGCTAATAATGCACCTAACGCAGTAACATCATCATTTTCACCATACATTCTAAATGATGTAGATTTATTCTCACCATTAACTACTACTCTTTGAGTAATTTGAAATTGTTTTGCCATAATTTATATCCTTGCTTTTTAATATTTTTCTCATTTGAGTAATGAAATTATTTAATATTTTAAAGTTTTTTGTCAATAGAACATTTTTTTTGTTTGAGAGTTGTTTTTATAGGATTTAGAAAGCTTAAAAGTAAGACATAGGTTTTAATAAAAAAATAAAACCTATATTTTTTAAATTTTCAAAGTTAAATATGTAATTTGTGTATCTTTAATTTTTATATGTTGCTTTATCATTTGTGCAAGTTTTTTTTCATCTAAACTTTTCTTTACCTTAGGTAATTTAATATTTAAATATCCAAATTTATTACTAGCATTAACAACAATACTATTACGATAATTATCACTTAAATTAAAATTATCTTGTTTAGTTTGATATACATATTCTCTTATTTCTGATACAGTTGCACCGATACAATTTTCGAAAAAGTTTAAAACATCATTGTAATGTTTTGCTTCGACATTAGAATAAAAAGTTTTAGTATCTTCAATATAAGTAACTTGATATTTCATTTTAAGCCTTTAATATATTTATAATATCTTCTATTTTTTCATCATTAAAAGTTAAATATTTTTTAATATTTGTTTTTAATAATTCATAACTAATATTTTTAAGAGGAAATCTAAAATCTAATAACCCAGTATAATTTTGAGTTTTAACCATAACTTTAAGATGTTTATCATGTGCCTTAAAAGATGGGGCTAAAGCCCCTGACGTAGTACCAATAAGATATTTTTTTGAATAAACAACTTTTTTAATACTTACAACTTTTGCAGTAGAAATTGTTTCTAAAAAAGAAATAACATCATTTTTATTATCCATTTCTAAATAAAGATTATCTGTTCTACCTTGAAATAATGAAACATAAAATAATGCCATCACTTAACCTTTGTAAAACCAGTACTAGTAATATAATCTAAATGAGTTTGAGATAGATTAATTATCTCACCTTCAGCACTAACAGCATATTCACTAAAACCATTCAACTTATCAATAAAATTTTTACTCCAAACATCATTACCACTAGAAAAATTATAACCAGTTACTCTTTTATATAAATCTTTATCTTGTTTTGTTTTCTTCCAAGTTCCAGTTTTCATTTTATGTAAAAAAAGAGCATTTTTATCTTCACTAGTAGTTCTTTTTTGTTGTTGAGAAGAAGAAAGAACAGAATTAAAATGATTAATTTTACCATTACGCATATGAATTTGATTTTGACGTTCTTGTGCAATAATACTAGAGATATTATTAACATTACTATTTGCCATCTGAGCCATAACTAAACGTTCTTCTTGCGTACCAATAACAACACCTAAAGCACCTTTCACAAGCTTCCCAATTGCTCCACCAAGTTTACCAAATCTAGTTAAAGCACCTTGAAGTTTATTTCTTGTTCTACTTGCGATTGAAGTACCTTTAATATAAGCAAAAATAGTACCAGAAGTAGCAATAATTCTAGCCATTGCATATTCAGTAACAGTTATAATAACTGCATTCATTGTCATAAATTTAAGTGTATTTAATGCACTTTCTAAAGCTTCACCCATAATACTATCAGAATCAATTTTATCCTCTAAAGGTTTAAAATATTCATTAGCATATTTATAAGTTATACCAGTAGTAAGTTCATCAACAAAATCATCAATGGCACTTTCACCAATTTGACTAGCTTTCATTATCTACTCCATTAACTTTTAATATATCAATATTAACAAAATCTGAAACAACTTTACTCATAATATTATCATCATTTTTAATATCATCAGAGTCATCAACTAAATCACCATAAGGAATTCTATTTTCTAAAGATTTGTCTAAAGCATATTCAGCATTAGCACGAGCTTTAGCTTCTAAAGGTCTAATTTGTTTACCATGAGAATCAATTAACTGACTTCCATTTATTTGACCTGTTTCATGAAAAGTTAAATGTTTTAATTTAACATTATTTATTTTTTCAGAAGTTGTAGCAATCTTATCAATAACAGTTTTTACATCATCAAGCTTCTTAGTAGCTTTTGAAATTTCACTACTAACCTTAGAAGCATTATCTTTTAATACATTTAATAGCATAGTTCCATCTCCTACATTAATATTTGGACTACCTTTTTTTTTCATATAATTATCTTCACCAGTTGGAGAAGTACCATTTTTATTATAAGAGGAATAAGCAAACTCACCATTATTATCTATGACTTCATCAATACCCTCACCACCTATAACCATATATGCATCAGCCATTTGAACCACCTAGTAACATTAAATTTAACTGCTTAGATACAACTTCAATATTAGCAATTTGAGTTAAAACTTTATCAGGTAAAGCACCTCGCGAATATTGAATATCTTTTAAATATTTATTATTTGCATCAACAACATTACTAATTGACAAAATGTTTTTATTTATTTTAATTATTGCTTCACTTATTTTGACTTGATTAGATTGTGTTTTATGAATTTCATTTAACAAGTCAACAATTGCATCACCCATAGGTTCTATTGCATCAGTTTTTTCTTTTATATCTCTTAATAACTGCTCGCACTGACCTATCATATCATCACTCATAATTATCCTTTAAAAATATCTACTAAAATCAGCATGAAAAGTAATTTCTGCACCATAAGAAGTTTTACTAATTTTATAACCATGTTCTAAACTTTCATAACCGCCAAAACCATCTGGAAACATACCATTAGACAACCAAGGTAAAGAACCTAAATACTCTTCTAAATAAGGTTGAAGTTCATCAAATAATACAGATAATGGATTATTTGCTAATCTTGAAGCTTTATTAATATAATTTCTAAAATTTTGAGGATTAATAGAAATAGTTTTATAAGATGGTGGCTCTTTATAAGGTATATAATTAGAAGTTTGTTTAAATTTTTGAAACTCAATATCATCTTTTTGATAATCAATAGATTGAGAATAAGGTAAATCTTTTTTTCTAAAAAAATCCTTATCAATTTCATATTCTAAACAACAAGTTGATTCTAATTTACGATTATAAAGTTCTTCATTATATGCTGGAACAAAATCATCAAAATCAATAACATCACCAAAAACAGACCTAATAAAATTACCAATTTCACCAGGATAAAAATTTCCTAAACCAACTCCAACAGTTGCATCATCACCACTTTTATTTTTATAATTATAAACAAAAGGAGTATTTAATTCACCTAATGCTCTAGTAAAATCTGCTATAAACTCTTTAAAAAGCCTTTGCGTTTCTTCATATTGTTGTTTATGTACTGCTAAAGAGTGCAAATATTGTTTTTCTATGGAACTACCTTTTTTATAATCAGGCATCTTTCTCAAAAATTTCTCATCTTCATCAATCCAATATTTAGCACAAGCAGAAGATTTAACAAATAATTCATCCATCATTTTTAAATAAGCAACAGTTGAAGTTGATAATGTAACAAAATTACTCTCTGTATTATTATTAACTGTTTGAAGTTTAATTTTTGTTTTATCAAATTTAACTTTAATTGCATCATGAAATTTATTTTCATTAGAAATATCATTTGCACTTAAAAAATATCTTCTATGTTTATCAGGGTCATGCATTAACATATTTTCAAACAATGTTCTAAAATTAGGTTTTTTAAACTTTGGAACATTTGGTAAATCAAAAGAAGGAGCAATATCACCCTCTTTTAAATCTGCATTTGCAATTATTCCAATAGAATAATCACCACCTAAATTATCATAATAAGGCATAACAATACCTATTTAGCTCTCTGATATTGAACTTTAGAAACATAATCTTTTTCAGTAGTAAGTCCACCTTTTGAATTTTGTGCATTTTCTAAAGCATTTGCAATACCTTTAACAACTTTTAAACCTACATTGATTTTAGTAGCAGCCTTTGCTGGTAATAAAAATAAAGCAGTTGGATAAACTGCACCAATAACAGTAGAAACTATTCCTAAATTATCTAATAACCAATTCATATTAATATTCTCCTTTTAATTTTTGTGATAATTTTTTTGCTCTTATAGGTGTTTGAATAGCCCATTTTGAATTAAGCATTTCTATACTAGCCTTAGCAACATATTCACGATAATCTATATCACGACCATTAATTAAATTTAAATAAGCCGTTTCAAGATATGAAATTGTATTTTTAAATTTTAATAAACCATAAAGTCCTAATTGATAAGCCATTTCGATTAAAACCTCTTGAACATTATCCGGAAGAGAAGAAAAAAAATAAATTTCATCTTCTAATTTCAATTTAATATCCAAACAATCTGAATTTAAAAATTCATCTGCTTCATGCTTAGTAATTCCTCTATCTTCTAAATTTCGACCATATCCAATAGTAAGCTTACCAGCTGGACAAGTATAAACTTTAAGACTAAACCCCTCATGTGCAATAATAGATTTTTTTAATCTATCTATATTCATAACTAAACTCCTTGTAAATAAAAATTATTTGTAAAATACCTTTTAACAGTACGCCATGTCATATTAGTTTCTTTTGCAATTTGATTAATATTAATAGGTTTACCCCCTTTATGTAAATTTGAAATAGCAATAAGAATTTTTCTTTTATTATTAAGAACATCTTTTCTCATACATTAACCCTCATAAGCTTTTTTTGATATTGTTCAAATGTCACAATTGTTGTAGGTTCACCATCAATAATTGCATAAGTATTTTTTATATTATTTAATAAATCTTTTTTATAATGATAAAAACCATCTTCAATAATTCCATTTTGAGAATAAAAAACCTGAGCATTAGACATATAATCCAAAGCATTTAAACGAGCTTTATCAATTAAAGTAATACCTTGTGATTCTTTTAATTCTTTATTTGCATCTATCAAAATTTGAGATAATTCATCACTATTAAAATCACCTCTTTTAAGCTTTACAAAAGTAGAAATAACAGCCTTATATGCATTCTTAACATATTCAACCTCTGGTTTTTTAATATCTTTAATTTTTTGAAGTTTAGGAGCAACAATATTATTAAAAGATAAGATATTTTCCCAAACAAAAGAAATATCAGCTCTTTGAAATCTTTTTCTTAATGTTTCAGGATTTAAAAAAAAGATACTACCATCTTCTAAAGTTGTAAATTTATGAATTTGTTCAATGACTTGTTTTGTTGATAATTGTTTATGAACAAATCTTGATGTAGCATAAGACCAAAGTTGAGAAATAGAAGTTAAAACATTTTCTAAAGAATCTAATAAACCATTATCACCTAATAAATATTTTAATTTATCACGTCTAAATTGAAATTCAATTCGCCAAACATTTTGAGATTTATCAAAATTAGGATTTAATTCCCAAGATAAAACTTGAACAAATGATTTTTCTTTTTTTTGCGAAATTTCAACAGTTTTATTATAAATTCTCAACATTTCCGAGCCTTTACCAATTGAGAAACCCGTAAATGCATTACCATAATAATGCTCAGATGAAATATTATTATGATGTATTGTTTTTGTTTTTGATAAAGTTTTTATTCTATGTAAATCAAAAGAAGTAAACTCATAACCTTGAATATCTTTTGCAAGATGAATTTCTGAAACTTTAACAATATAATTAGAAAAGAAATTATTAACAATATTCTTAACTGATTGAATTGCACTTTTATAACCAAAACGAAGCAAAAACTCCGCTCTAAACTCCACTTTTACTAATGGATTATTATGTGTATTAGAATACTTTAATAAAGAGATAGTTATATCTCCATTTTGAATAACTACATTAAAACCACTTTGTGAAGTTGCCATAACTCTAAATTTTGTTTTAGCAAATTCAACATTAACAAATCTTTTTTGATTATCATGATTTTTTATATTTTGTGCTTCTTCTTTATGATTTAAAAACATATCAACAGTTGAATTAAATAATTCCATTTCCTCAAATGTTGATATACTGTTTGGATAAAATTGTAACTTTAATGTATCTACTATATCGTTCAAAGTTGTGATTTTGTTCATGTGTCCCACTTAGACCCCCTTGTTAATCTAGCAAGGGGTCAACCCCTTTCTTTTAAATTAAATTTGTGTAAATCTTGTAATAATTGGTTCAATATATGTATTACCAAATTTTTTAACCTCTCCTACATAACCCTCACAAAAATAAGTATGCATTTCTTGAACTAGGTCATAATTATCTTTTGAAACTTCTTTTTCCAATTCTGCACCCATGAACTGTAATGTTATATAAAACTTATCAGGGTAACATTGAGGTACTCCATTAACCTCTTTTTGATTACCTGATTGTTTATCAATAATTGGTTGACCTTGTTGAACTCTTTTTGATACAACTCTTGCACCTAATTTAACAATATTTTGTTCTCTTTGTTGTTGTTTTAATTCTAACTCTCTTTGTGCTTTTAAAACTGCTTGTTGAATTTGTTCTTCAACTGTTAATTTTTCTGCCATAAATAATTC is from Arcobacter sp. CECT 8986 and encodes:
- a CDS encoding glycoside hydrolase family protein — encoded protein: MNIDRLKKSIIAHEGFSLKVYTCPAGKLTIGYGRNLEDRGITKHEADEFLNSDCLDIKLKLEDEIYFFSSLPDNVQEVLIEMAYQLGLYGLLKFKNTISYLETAYLNLINGRDIDYREYVAKASIEMLNSKWAIQTPIRAKKLSQKLKGEY
- a CDS encoding helix-turn-helix domain-containing protein, producing the protein MRKDVLNNKRKILIAISNLHKGGKPININQIAKETNMTWRTVKRYFTNNFYLQGV